The following proteins come from a genomic window of Scylla paramamosain isolate STU-SP2022 chromosome 46, ASM3559412v1, whole genome shotgun sequence:
- the LOC135094578 gene encoding cell division cycle protein 20 homolog isoform X2 produces MEGDLYRAPPPRWQRKAQEQGVTRLTITNENSHCDGSSPRSAKTPHSGSLLDTKSPGRGKSPGRGKSPGRVIPKLAVRGAGQKTPSRKTPTTPFNQQDRFIPNRSTTDLELSHHLLVTSMEASGGDHTEEEELTLQQKEYKEKMIENLNDGQPPNTRILSFKNKAPQAQEGYVNNLKVLYSAGKTVMPKASSSRHIPSVPEKILDAPDLLNDYYLHLLDWSTNNHLGVALGSCVYIWNAGNGSITALTQLDDPDYVCSLAWIKEGHVLAIGLSSGLTQLWDVAQQKLLRTMGDHQNRVSSLSWNTYILSSGSRSGQIFHHDVRVAEHHVATLRGHTQEVCGLKWSSDGRLLASGANDNQINIWEKTATTPLHTFTEHQSAIKALAWSPWQSNILATGGGTADRTIRLWNCSTGLCLKDITTTSQVSSILWSTHYKEIISGHGFSNNQLTIWKYPSMAKVVDLTGHTGRVLELCLSPDGQVVASAAADETIRMWKCWAIDKKDKKQADASKNHPISALARARTIR; encoded by the exons ATGGAGGGGGACCTGTACCGCGCCCCGCCCCCCCGCTGGCAGAGGAAGGCGCAGGAGCAAGGGGTCACCAGGCTCACTATCACTAATGAGAACA GCCACTGTGACGGCAGCAGCCCACGCTCTGCCAAAACACCCCATAGTGGCTCTCTGCTGGACACTAAGAGCCCAGGCAGGGGGAAGTCACCAG GTCGAGGGAAGTCCCCAGGAAGAGTGATCCCTAAACTGGCGGTGAGAGGCGCTGGGCAGAAGACACCAAGCCGTAAGACACCCACGACTCCTTTTAATcagcaggacag GTTCATCCCCAACCGCAGCACCACTGACCTTGAGTTGTCACATCACCTGCTGGTCACAAGCATGGAGGCCTCTGGAGGTGaccacacagaggaggaggagctcacCCTGCaacag AAAGAgtacaaggaaaaaatgataGAGAACTTGAATGATGGCCAGCCTCCCAACACACGCATCCTCTCCTTCAAGAACAAGGCACCCCAGGCCCAGGAAG GCTACGTCAACAATCTGAAGGTGCTCTACAGTGCTGGTAAGACTGTCATGCCCAAAGCCTCCTCGTCTCGTCACATCCCCAGCGTGCCAGAGAAGATACTGGACGCCCCTGACCTGCTCAATGACTact ATCTTCACCTCCTGGACTGGAGCACCAACAATCACCTGGGTGTGGCTCTGGGCAGCTGTGTGTACATCTGGAATGCTGGCAACGGTTCCATCACAGCCCTTACGCAGCTGGATGACCCCGACTATGTGTGTTCCCTGGCCTGGATTAAAGAAG GTCACGTGTTGGCGATAGGCCTGAGTTCCGGCTTGACCCAGCTGTGGGACGTGGCTCAGCAGAAGCTTCTCCGAACAATGGGTGACCACCAGAACCGTGTCAGCTCTCTGTCTTGGAACACCTACATCCTCTCGTCAGGCTCCCGGTCAGGCCAGATCTTCCACCATGATGTGAGAGTGGCAGAGCATCACGTGGCCACGCTCCGAGGCCACACGCAG GAGGTGTGCGGCCTGAAGTGGTCATCCGACGGGCGACTCCTGGCATCCGGCGCCAACGACAACCAGATCAACATTTGGGAGAAGACAGCGACAACACCCCTCCACACCTTCACCGAGCACCAGTCCGCCATCAAGGCCCTGGCGTGGAGCCCCTGGCAGAGCAACATTCTGGCAACGGGTGGAGGGACGGCTGACAGAACCATCCGCCTCTGGAACTGCAGCACTGGGCTTTGTTTGAAGGACATAACGACCACGTCCCAGGTGTCCTCCATCTTGTGGTCAACTCATTATAAGGAAATTATATCAGGTCATGGGTTCTCCAACAATCAGCTCACCATTTGGAAGTATCCCTCCATGGCCAAAGTGGTCGACCTGACAG GCCACACAGGGAGGGTTCTGGAGCTCTGCCTGTCCCCGGATGGTCAGGTGGTGGCCAGCGCAGCAGCCGACGAGACCATCCGGATGTGGAAGTGTTGGGCGATAGATAAGAAGGACAAGAAGCAGGCTGATGCATCCAAGAACCATCCGATCTCGGCCCTCGCTCGTGCCAGAACCATCCGATAg
- the LOC135094578 gene encoding cell division cycle protein 20 homolog isoform X1, with product MSHLQFDANLSEALKMEGDLYRAPPPRWQRKAQEQGVTRLTITNENSHCDGSSPRSAKTPHSGSLLDTKSPGRGKSPGRGKSPGRVIPKLAVRGAGQKTPSRKTPTTPFNQQDRFIPNRSTTDLELSHHLLVTSMEASGGDHTEEEELTLQQKEYKEKMIENLNDGQPPNTRILSFKNKAPQAQEGYVNNLKVLYSAGKTVMPKASSSRHIPSVPEKILDAPDLLNDYYLHLLDWSTNNHLGVALGSCVYIWNAGNGSITALTQLDDPDYVCSLAWIKEGHVLAIGLSSGLTQLWDVAQQKLLRTMGDHQNRVSSLSWNTYILSSGSRSGQIFHHDVRVAEHHVATLRGHTQEVCGLKWSSDGRLLASGANDNQINIWEKTATTPLHTFTEHQSAIKALAWSPWQSNILATGGGTADRTIRLWNCSTGLCLKDITTTSQVSSILWSTHYKEIISGHGFSNNQLTIWKYPSMAKVVDLTGHTGRVLELCLSPDGQVVASAAADETIRMWKCWAIDKKDKKQADASKNHPISALARARTIR from the exons ATGTCACACCTACAGTTTGACGCCAATCTGTCTGAAGCGCTAAAGATGGAGGGGGACCTGTACCGCGCCCCGCCCCCCCGCTGGCAGAGGAAGGCGCAGGAGCAAGGGGTCACCAGGCTCACTATCACTAATGAGAACA GCCACTGTGACGGCAGCAGCCCACGCTCTGCCAAAACACCCCATAGTGGCTCTCTGCTGGACACTAAGAGCCCAGGCAGGGGGAAGTCACCAG GTCGAGGGAAGTCCCCAGGAAGAGTGATCCCTAAACTGGCGGTGAGAGGCGCTGGGCAGAAGACACCAAGCCGTAAGACACCCACGACTCCTTTTAATcagcaggacag GTTCATCCCCAACCGCAGCACCACTGACCTTGAGTTGTCACATCACCTGCTGGTCACAAGCATGGAGGCCTCTGGAGGTGaccacacagaggaggaggagctcacCCTGCaacag AAAGAgtacaaggaaaaaatgataGAGAACTTGAATGATGGCCAGCCTCCCAACACACGCATCCTCTCCTTCAAGAACAAGGCACCCCAGGCCCAGGAAG GCTACGTCAACAATCTGAAGGTGCTCTACAGTGCTGGTAAGACTGTCATGCCCAAAGCCTCCTCGTCTCGTCACATCCCCAGCGTGCCAGAGAAGATACTGGACGCCCCTGACCTGCTCAATGACTact ATCTTCACCTCCTGGACTGGAGCACCAACAATCACCTGGGTGTGGCTCTGGGCAGCTGTGTGTACATCTGGAATGCTGGCAACGGTTCCATCACAGCCCTTACGCAGCTGGATGACCCCGACTATGTGTGTTCCCTGGCCTGGATTAAAGAAG GTCACGTGTTGGCGATAGGCCTGAGTTCCGGCTTGACCCAGCTGTGGGACGTGGCTCAGCAGAAGCTTCTCCGAACAATGGGTGACCACCAGAACCGTGTCAGCTCTCTGTCTTGGAACACCTACATCCTCTCGTCAGGCTCCCGGTCAGGCCAGATCTTCCACCATGATGTGAGAGTGGCAGAGCATCACGTGGCCACGCTCCGAGGCCACACGCAG GAGGTGTGCGGCCTGAAGTGGTCATCCGACGGGCGACTCCTGGCATCCGGCGCCAACGACAACCAGATCAACATTTGGGAGAAGACAGCGACAACACCCCTCCACACCTTCACCGAGCACCAGTCCGCCATCAAGGCCCTGGCGTGGAGCCCCTGGCAGAGCAACATTCTGGCAACGGGTGGAGGGACGGCTGACAGAACCATCCGCCTCTGGAACTGCAGCACTGGGCTTTGTTTGAAGGACATAACGACCACGTCCCAGGTGTCCTCCATCTTGTGGTCAACTCATTATAAGGAAATTATATCAGGTCATGGGTTCTCCAACAATCAGCTCACCATTTGGAAGTATCCCTCCATGGCCAAAGTGGTCGACCTGACAG GCCACACAGGGAGGGTTCTGGAGCTCTGCCTGTCCCCGGATGGTCAGGTGGTGGCCAGCGCAGCAGCCGACGAGACCATCCGGATGTGGAAGTGTTGGGCGATAGATAAGAAGGACAAGAAGCAGGCTGATGCATCCAAGAACCATCCGATCTCGGCCCTCGCTCGTGCCAGAACCATCCGATAg
- the LOC135094579 gene encoding large ribosomal subunit protein eL21-like, giving the protein MTNSKGLRRGTRNMFSRAFKTNGTEHLSTFLRVYKVGDIVDLKGNGAFQKGLIHKCYHGKTGRVFNVTQHAVGVIVNKRVKGKILAKRLNVRVEHLTHSRCREDFKARVKENDRIKHEAKAKGVKVICKRQPAQPRPAHKVNITKNKPEFLTPLPYEFIA; this is encoded by the exons ATGACGAATTCTAAAGGTTTACGGCGCGGCACGCGTAATATGTTCTCCCGTGCCTTCAAGACCAACGGCACGGAGCACCTGTCCACCTTCCTCAGGGTGTACAAGGTCGGCGACATCGTGGACCTGAAG GGCAACGGGGCTTTCCAGAAGGGCCTGATCCACAAGTGTTACCACGGCAAGACTGGACGGGTCTTCAATGTGACCCAACATGCCGTGGGAGTCATTGTCAACAAGCGTGTCAAGGGGAAAATCCTGGctaagag GCTCAATGTCCGCGTGGAGCACCTGACCCACTCCCGCTGCCGTGAGGACTTCAAGGCCCGCGTCAAGGAGAATGACCGTATCAAGCACGAAGCAAAGGCCAAGGGTGTTAAGGTGATCTGCAAGCGTCAGCCGGCCCAACCCAGACCAGCACACAAGGTTAACATCACCAAGAATAAGCCTGAGTTTTTGACGCCGCTTCCCTATGAGTTCATTGCCTAA
- the LOC135094580 gene encoding protein adenylyltransferase Fic-like, with protein sequence MAERRSGGGCCSSLTNVLLRGPHFTGRGEMRPLTLTLVFLCGVVCAGMVGVLRAWWAGVGVPAGEVLKATLGVLPPGADLTLMDEGYVAMALLGDHEDHQLTTKQTTELEDHHAQIEALNTLKRAKELVYNGKSARAGRLLEHALSLAPRHPDVLVHYGEYLEHHRNDVVKADKLYLRALAVSPANSRALRNRRRTQPLVDEMDVMLLERIDGKRDDLAHIPSSSAALRRIKKEAYYQHIYHTAGIEGNTMTLAQTRMILETRLSVGGKSVMEHNEILGLDLALKFINTTLLHRVGLITLHDVLEIHRRVLGHVDPLEAGQLRTTQVYVSDHIPPPPTRLQVLMEDFIAWLNSPEAQALHPVRYAALAHYKLVFIHPFSDGNGRTARLIMNFLLMQAGYPPVIIRKQDRMLYYDCLQLANEGDTRPFVRFVAHCTEKTLDVYLWATKEALPEIEAQRKQQEDAERAEEMKEEQEEQEVQQDQQRSKQKFDNAKTNSHSTSKDKQKFLFTPVDDIAPWEERGEGQATGGNAENRGRLLTPSSTEDHILRDGENEEEEEEEEEEVDVMEVDGREHLWFVGEEEKIRVREQQSRLSSFDSSSSSSSSSSSSGSIIGSISSSKEHEEVIRYLISEERLAAFVEEREEAGPGRGL encoded by the exons ATGGCCGAGCGGCGCAGCGGTGGCGGGTGCTGTTCCTCTCTCACAAATGTCCTGCTGCGCGGCCCTCACTTCACAGGACGCGGCGAAATGCGACCGTTGACCTTAACCTTAGTATTCCTCTGCGGCGTAGTGTGCGCGGGGATGGTGGGCGTGCTGCGGGCGTGGTGGGCGGGAGTGGGAGTACCTGCTGGCGAGGTCCTGAAGGCTACTCTTGGGGTACTGCCGCCTGGTGCTGACCTGACGTTGATGGACGAGGGCTACGTGGCTATGGCGCTGCTAGGGGACCACGAGGACCACCAGCTGACCACCAAGCAGACCACGGAGCTTGAGGACCACC ACGCACAGATTGaggccctgaacaccctgaagaGAGCCAAGGAGTTGGTGTACAATGGGAAGAGTGCCAGGGCAGGAAGGTTACTGGAGCATGCCTTGTCACTGGCCCCAAGACACCCTGATGTGTTAGTTCATTACGGGGAGTACCTTGAACACCACAGGAATGATGTCGTGAAGGCTGACAAGCTGTACCTCCGTGCCCTGGCTGTGTCCCCAGCTAACTCACGCGCTTTAag gAACAGAAGACGCACCCAACCCCTAGTAGACGAAATGGATGTAATGTTGCTGGAGAGGATTGATGGCAAGAGAGATGACCTGGCACACATTCCCAGCTCCTCGGCAGCCCTGCGTAGGATCAAGAAGGAAGCTTACTACCAACATATCTACCACACGGCCGGCATTGAGGGAAACACTATGACTCTCGCACAGACACGGATGATTCTGGAGACAAGGCTCAGTGTGggag GCAAGAGTGTGATGGAGCACAATGAGATCCTAGGCCTGGACCTGGCTCTTAAGTTCATCAACACCACTCTGCTACACCGTGTGGGCCTGATCACCCTGCATGACGTCTTGGAGATCCACCGCCGAGTGTTAGGCCACGTGGACCCCCTAGAGGCTGGCCAGCTGCGGACCACTCAG GTGTACGTCAGCGACCACATCCCGCCACCCCCAACACGGCTGCAGGTGCTAATGGAGGACTTTATTGCCTGGCTAAATTCCCCCGAAGCTCAAGCCCTTCACCCAGTCCGCTACGCTGCCTTGGCCCACTACAAGCTGgtcttcattcatcccttctctGATGGGAATGGACGAACTGCCAGACTCATTATGAATTTTTTACTTATGCAA GCTGGCTACCCCCCTGTTATAATTCGTAAACAGGACCGAATGCTGTATTACGACTGTCTACAGCTTGCCAATGAGGGCGATACAAGGCCTTTCGTACGTTTTGTTGCTCACTGCACTGAAAAGACCTTGGATGTCTACCTGTGGGCCACGAAGGAAGCTTTACCAGAGATTGAAGCACAGAGGAAGCAGCAGGAAGATGCAGAGAGGgcagaagagatgaaggaagagcaggaggaacaagaggtgCAACAGGATCAGCAGAGAAGCAAGCAGAAGTTTGATAATGCGAAGACAAACTCACATTCCACCAGCAAAGATAAGCAGAAGTTTTTGTTTACACCCGTTGACGATATCGCCCCCTGGGAGGAACGGGGGGAGGGGCAAGCAACGGGAGGGAATGCAGAGAATAGAGGAAGGCTTCTCACACCCTCCTCCACCGAAGACCACATTCTGAGAGACggggagaacgaggaagaagaagaagaagaagaagaagaggtagatgTGATGGAGGTAGATGGTAGAGAGCACTTGTGGTtcgtgggagaggaggaaaagatccGAGTTAGAGAACAGCAAAGTAGATTAAGTAGTtttgatagtagtagcagtagtagtagtagtagtagtagtagtggtagtataattggtagtattagtagtagtaaagagcaTGAGGAAGTGATTAGGTATCTTATATCAGAGGAAAGACTTGCTGCCtttgtagaggagagagaggaggccgGCCCAGGCAGGGGGCTCTAG